In Gammaproteobacteria bacterium, a single genomic region encodes these proteins:
- a CDS encoding type II toxin-antitoxin system VapC family toxin, whose translation MILVDTSVWIDHLRQGKPVLADALDTGQVMMHPLVLGELACGNLKNRRDVLALLAKLPTAPIATEPEALAFIEQRALMGRGIGYIDVHLLAATALAGTARLWTLDKRLAAVAVELELGTAKTN comes from the coding sequence ATGATCCTGGTTGACACATCCGTATGGATCGACCATTTACGGCAGGGCAAGCCCGTGCTGGCCGACGCCCTGGATACAGGGCAGGTGATGATGCATCCCCTCGTGCTGGGCGAACTGGCGTGCGGGAACCTGAAGAATCGCCGCGATGTACTCGCGCTGCTGGCAAAGCTGCCGACCGCGCCCATCGCCACCGAACCGGAGGCGCTTGCATTTATCGAGCAACGCGCCCTGATGGGCCGCGGCATCGGCTATATTGACGTCCATCTCCTGGCTGCAACAGCTTTGGCCGGCACCGCGCGGCTGTGGACTCTGGACAAGCGTCTGGCCGCGGTAGCGGTTGAACTGGAACTGGGCACCGCGAAGACAAATTGA